A genome region from Schlesneria paludicola DSM 18645 includes the following:
- a CDS encoding efflux RND transporter periplasmic adaptor subunit: protein MTNPSRMQRPIRVVIGLIAIGLCVVGGWAIERHRQAQHAQPPEGTSVPPKARERRDLEFLDLTPETVKAIHLTTIPATVPRFSKKLHLRGSLAIDPNRLSHVHARFPGTIVDLATVAGLRSQEALASASAPRTLQGFDKVEQGVPLAIIWSKDLGEKKSQLASSLAELRKEKQTLKRYEALQQSGSISDREFMDQQLKVEQGQIAAFTAEATLRSYQVSEAEIKQVKESAEKIHLSQETDKSYSADWPRVVVSAPISGSIVEKTVTIGDIVDAYADLFKIADMSVLAVYLHAYEEDLPALEQLPKPLQVSIKILANPEHGELHGQIDRFSPLVDQNEHMALLIGTVDNPRHELLSGQLITADVGIPAEPGIVEVPANGLVDTDNGPVAFVQPDTSKPHFHRRHVKIVKRYFDVVYVRSELSDEQKQSGLREIHVGDAVVAGGILELEDHLQQER, encoded by the coding sequence ATGACGAATCCGTCACGCATGCAGCGACCAATTCGCGTGGTCATAGGTCTCATTGCGATTGGACTCTGCGTCGTGGGCGGTTGGGCAATTGAACGACATCGCCAAGCACAACACGCGCAACCGCCCGAGGGAACATCGGTCCCCCCCAAAGCGCGAGAACGCCGGGATCTCGAATTCCTCGATCTCACCCCCGAAACGGTCAAGGCCATCCATCTCACCACGATCCCTGCGACTGTTCCACGGTTTTCAAAGAAACTCCATCTGCGCGGCTCACTCGCAATCGATCCCAACCGACTTTCGCATGTCCATGCCCGCTTTCCGGGAACGATTGTCGATCTGGCAACCGTCGCAGGACTTCGATCGCAGGAAGCTTTGGCATCGGCGTCCGCTCCAAGAACTTTGCAGGGGTTCGACAAGGTTGAGCAGGGCGTTCCGTTAGCGATTATTTGGAGCAAGGACCTGGGCGAAAAGAAGAGTCAACTGGCTTCATCGCTCGCCGAACTCCGGAAGGAAAAGCAGACACTAAAACGCTACGAGGCCCTGCAGCAGTCTGGTTCGATCTCGGATCGCGAGTTCATGGACCAGCAACTGAAGGTCGAACAGGGGCAGATCGCCGCATTCACGGCCGAGGCCACTTTACGGTCTTACCAGGTCTCCGAAGCAGAGATCAAACAGGTCAAAGAGTCTGCCGAAAAAATTCATCTCAGCCAGGAAACCGACAAGAGCTATTCCGCCGATTGGCCACGCGTGGTCGTCAGCGCGCCGATCAGCGGCTCAATTGTGGAAAAAACCGTCACCATCGGTGATATCGTCGATGCCTATGCCGATCTATTCAAAATCGCGGACATGAGCGTCCTGGCGGTCTACTTACATGCCTACGAAGAAGACCTGCCAGCACTTGAACAACTCCCCAAACCATTACAGGTCTCCATCAAAATTCTGGCCAACCCCGAGCATGGCGAACTTCATGGCCAGATCGATCGCTTCTCGCCGCTCGTTGATCAAAACGAGCACATGGCACTCTTGATCGGCACCGTCGACAACCCGAGACACGAACTGCTGTCGGGACAACTAATTACTGCCGATGTCGGAATTCCGGCGGAACCGGGGATCGTCGAAGTTCCCGCCAATGGGCTAGTCGATACCGACAATGGACCGGTCGCGTTTGTCCAGCCTGACACGTCGAAGCCGCACTTTCACCGGCGACATGTCAAAATCGTAAAACGATACTTTGACGTCGTGTATGTGCGCAGTGAGCTCTCCGACGAGCAGAAGCAATCGGGATTGCGTGAAATTCATGTCGGAGACGCCGTCGTTGCAGGCGGCATCCTGGAACTTGAAGACCACCTGCAGCAAGAGCGATAG
- a CDS encoding TolC family protein — translation MSTPFNVDAFVQVISDATWSVGTLSVTPRGIGLLRRQERMNVSLTGRLRGSAGRIPFRGLVRVVAFAILASIGCVGCRNTALRGTDLGPTDRSESDQRLPIIGSNPQKSSSATGARLGVKARNSFAASPFESRGVAASEIDDEVAANDDDAETPGADRADESQIQAVFRRVSSSDDDQFVEIVGFQESDTQSKSADPTNDEASHSQTPIVDNGPRSLRLSFPPEIPGAMAPRLMLPRTQREDDPKLIAKKMAVIDMLFPPPTVPKQIVAPHERTMDLEELEELALQHNPIIAQALASITMSQGKAIQSGVYPNPVFGYEADTVGSSFTRNYQGIYVSQQVKTAGKVPLQRAAANMELMNAQLAYERTQLEVLRIVRARYYDVLVSQESTRINDALTRFANEVYSIMIERLKQGQQAAYELSQLNGLVNQARAILVQSQNRYLSAWKQLAVATGVPELPLATLEGRVDMPVPNHNYDVLFERMLSVHPDLHASRNLESQSRLELQLQKVIPIPDITVGGALQNDSTVPGYQRTSYNLNVSVPIPIFDRNQGNIRSAVGKLNQSSQQYAVARNQLTNDLADAFERYQTGRVQAEYYRNKILPDLARAYLGVYERHISNSKEVAFGDIIVAQQNLATGVGIYITTLSMQWGALTDIANLIQLREFRELLSDLPSASSGTMIDQPTSAERGTATEQRINVEGGQP, via the coding sequence TTGAGCACACCGTTCAATGTCGACGCTTTCGTTCAGGTCATTAGCGATGCGACGTGGTCTGTCGGCACGCTGTCTGTCACGCCCCGCGGGATTGGCTTACTTCGCCGTCAGGAACGAATGAACGTTTCCCTCACAGGTCGATTGCGTGGATCAGCCGGTCGCATTCCGTTCCGCGGCCTGGTTCGAGTTGTTGCCTTTGCGATCCTCGCGTCGATCGGATGTGTTGGCTGTCGAAATACCGCTCTACGGGGAACGGATTTGGGCCCCACCGATCGCAGTGAGTCCGATCAGCGTCTTCCGATCATCGGCTCGAATCCGCAAAAATCGTCTTCAGCGACGGGGGCTCGCCTTGGCGTGAAGGCGAGAAATTCATTTGCGGCGTCCCCATTCGAATCGCGTGGCGTTGCTGCTTCTGAAATCGACGACGAGGTTGCCGCCAACGACGATGACGCAGAGACTCCAGGCGCCGATCGGGCGGATGAGTCTCAAATTCAAGCCGTTTTCCGGCGAGTCAGTTCCTCCGACGACGACCAATTCGTCGAAATCGTGGGTTTCCAAGAGAGCGACACTCAGTCGAAATCCGCAGATCCAACGAATGACGAGGCGAGTCACTCGCAAACTCCGATCGTGGACAATGGTCCCCGATCACTGCGGCTGAGCTTTCCGCCCGAGATTCCGGGCGCGATGGCCCCTCGGTTGATGCTTCCGAGGACCCAGCGCGAGGATGATCCGAAGTTAATCGCGAAAAAAATGGCTGTGATCGACATGCTGTTTCCACCCCCGACGGTGCCGAAGCAGATTGTCGCGCCGCACGAGCGGACCATGGATTTGGAGGAGCTTGAAGAACTCGCGCTCCAGCACAATCCGATCATTGCACAAGCGCTGGCATCGATCACGATGAGTCAAGGAAAGGCGATCCAGTCGGGGGTTTATCCCAATCCGGTGTTTGGTTACGAGGCGGATACCGTCGGGTCTTCGTTCACGCGGAACTACCAGGGAATTTATGTCTCGCAGCAAGTGAAAACGGCCGGAAAAGTTCCCCTGCAGCGCGCGGCGGCCAACATGGAGCTGATGAATGCTCAATTGGCGTATGAGCGAACCCAGCTTGAGGTGCTGCGGATCGTTCGTGCACGTTACTACGATGTCCTGGTTTCGCAAGAATCGACGCGCATCAACGACGCGTTGACACGCTTCGCGAACGAAGTCTATTCGATCATGATCGAGAGACTGAAACAGGGGCAGCAAGCGGCGTACGAGCTTTCACAATTGAATGGGCTGGTGAATCAAGCTCGTGCAATTCTGGTGCAATCGCAAAATCGCTATCTGTCGGCATGGAAGCAGTTGGCTGTTGCTACGGGGGTTCCCGAGTTGCCACTGGCGACGCTGGAAGGGCGCGTGGATATGCCTGTGCCCAACCACAATTATGACGTCCTGTTTGAGCGAATGCTGAGCGTACATCCTGATCTACACGCTTCGCGGAACTTGGAATCACAGTCGCGGCTGGAATTGCAGTTGCAGAAAGTCATTCCCATCCCCGACATCACCGTGGGCGGTGCTTTACAAAATGACTCGACCGTACCTGGGTATCAGCGCACGTCATACAACTTGAACGTGTCAGTTCCGATTCCGATTTTCGATCGAAATCAAGGCAATATCCGCAGCGCCGTCGGTAAGCTGAATCAGTCGTCTCAGCAGTACGCGGTGGCGAGGAACCAGTTGACGAACGATCTGGCTGACGCATTCGAACGGTATCAGACAGGACGCGTTCAGGCCGAGTATTACCGGAACAAAATTCTGCCGGATCTGGCCCGTGCCTATCTGGGCGTTTACGAACGGCATATTTCGAATTCGAAGGAAGTCGCATTTGGTGACATCATTGTTGCGCAGCAGAATCTGGCGACGGGAGTTGGGATCTATATCACCACATTGTCTATGCAATGGGGCGCCCTGACGGATATTGCAAATCTGATTCAACTGCGAGAGTTTCGTGAGTTGTTGTCAGATCTTCCGAGCGCCTCGTCCGGTACGATGATCGATCAACCGACATCGGCAGAACGCGGCACGGCGACGGAGCAGCGCATCAATGTGGAAGGAGGCCAGCCATGA
- a CDS encoding bifunctional serine/threonine-protein kinase/formylglycine-generating enzyme family protein — protein sequence MNQFDAMNKWGLKERFAKLWQQGGDPPDIFRFLEEHGDLPVEDAAEVCVIDQINRWRGGIGLPVEEYVSRLPRLQQAPDLTLKLVQAELLRRCDPRRKEDVDQFIRRFPQFTKEICDFAAGGESPTIDPLQIGNNHSLDPTVAERPAKVEDPAFESRPTRDVSKASGENALPSYKPAYIGRYEIVRLLGDGGFGRVWLAKDGRLERNVAIKIPHRHRALQQKDIEGYLTEARILSSLQHHAIVSVFDCGKTDDGLWYVVSQYIDGCDLANKVKRTPLSVTASAELVISLAEALEHAHSHGVVHRDVKPANILIDGAGRPYLADFGIALREVDYGTGYTMLGTLAYMSPEQCRGEGHLVDGRSDLFSLGIVFYELLTGQRPFSANRLDSSAATDPKPPRQIDDAIPREIERICLKAMAYRVVDRYAKTIEMASDLRSFLQLGPVQNGRPERIVGLSGQGITATSGNQFLETGVHIEPKGLRSFDRNDAGFFLELLPGPRDRNGLPESVKFWKERIEAVPAETFRVGVIYGPSGCGKSSFLKAGVLPQLGDSVLPVYVESTPIETETRLLKSIRKACPELSNELGLADSMAALRRQSGGDAKPRILIVIDQFEQWLHSRPKDEACELVRAIRQCDGNRLQCLITVRDDFWMALTNFMHDVEVRLIPESNLAAVDLFSLRHATKVLTALGHAYHILPPNPGQIDSEQKAFIRQAVSELATNDKVIPVQLSLFAEMFKDKSWSLATLKDVGGTEGVGVAFLEETFNGRAASPLLRLHQKAARAVLRALLPDDSTGIKGQMRSYEELLEISGYSDTPEELSTLLHLLDCDLRLIAPTDPEGLDTQQATVASSLQHQGRYYHLTHDYLVPSLQEWLTRKQKETRKGRAELLLADRAAVWSKKPSNRTLPSFFEWISILAFAGKGAKRESRQVLRRSRAYYGTRGSVAALILFAVFFGVRSQVAMARATAMVESLLSARADDVPKIIESLKPYRAIANPLLQSIVQSPDSGRAPRLHAAMALFPVDRTQEESVYAGLLSAAPDEFLPICGGLASWGDCDELIPRMWGVLRDPQHDAGQRLRAAVGVANVDHASVQKDEAHWREVSGFVVKQLVAEVGKNLGRFDQWVAVLRPVRSVLFFELDRVFSKLDESDVDRYVAAMILADFAADDPPRLVDLAVRATEKEYQVFVPRLKAQKDTTYPLLIDEYKTMIPEDVSRDERFRIGKRKAHAAVALMEFDQFEPMQSFLVPMSADPTISSYVENRISKLATRPESLIRMLEIADVNFRSALLRMLAKVSIDQLPPDLRQGLIRIAANVYAMDPNPGVHSAAEWALKNWNEVDQLGRLHATISEKPELTRDWYRNKRGITMLVFREPTTVMVGSPPGEFERDASDEAQVLKTISRTFALSATEITLKDFLEFLPDFRHKGRTEAPTEDCPVSAIPWHHGAEFCLFLSRLEGIPEDQYCYRKDGDDLIPYPDYLHRTGYRLPTEAEWEYVCRAGAVTAFTWGDDLSIANHYAYTIQNGQGHPWPVGSLCPNRFGAFDMHGNVAEWVHDRYQDVRVAGDDTEEEIDPDEESAKVVKGSSFGDFISRQRSANRLAARARTQLSVRIGFRIARTIATDQASQ from the coding sequence ATGAATCAGTTCGATGCAATGAACAAGTGGGGGCTGAAAGAGCGTTTCGCCAAGCTCTGGCAGCAGGGCGGCGACCCTCCGGATATCTTTCGGTTTCTGGAGGAACATGGCGATCTGCCCGTCGAAGATGCCGCTGAAGTTTGTGTGATCGACCAAATCAATCGGTGGCGGGGTGGAATCGGGCTGCCCGTCGAAGAGTACGTATCGCGGCTCCCGCGCTTGCAGCAAGCTCCAGATCTTACGCTGAAACTCGTTCAGGCGGAGTTGCTTAGACGCTGTGATCCGCGGCGCAAGGAAGATGTCGATCAGTTTATTCGCCGATTTCCCCAGTTTACGAAAGAGATTTGCGATTTTGCCGCGGGCGGGGAAAGTCCCACAATCGATCCACTTCAGATTGGGAACAACCATTCTCTCGATCCCACGGTTGCGGAACGACCGGCGAAGGTAGAAGATCCGGCGTTCGAATCGCGGCCAACGCGCGACGTTTCGAAGGCGAGTGGAGAAAACGCATTACCGTCGTATAAGCCTGCGTATATTGGACGATATGAGATCGTGCGTTTGTTGGGGGACGGCGGATTTGGACGCGTTTGGCTTGCCAAAGATGGTCGGCTTGAACGGAATGTCGCGATCAAGATACCGCATCGTCATCGCGCCTTGCAGCAGAAAGATATTGAAGGCTATCTGACGGAAGCGAGGATTCTCTCGAGCTTACAACATCATGCCATCGTTTCGGTCTTTGATTGTGGCAAGACAGACGACGGATTGTGGTACGTCGTATCGCAGTACATTGATGGCTGCGATCTTGCGAACAAGGTCAAGCGGACGCCACTGTCCGTGACCGCCTCGGCGGAACTGGTGATCTCGCTGGCCGAGGCTCTGGAACATGCTCACTCACACGGTGTTGTGCATCGTGATGTCAAGCCTGCGAATATTCTGATTGATGGCGCAGGGCGGCCATATCTGGCCGATTTTGGAATTGCGCTGCGAGAAGTGGACTACGGCACCGGCTACACGATGCTGGGGACGCTCGCATATATGAGTCCCGAACAGTGTCGAGGTGAAGGCCATCTGGTTGATGGACGATCGGATCTCTTCAGCCTTGGAATCGTGTTTTATGAACTATTGACGGGACAGCGGCCCTTTTCTGCGAATCGTCTTGATTCCTCGGCGGCGACCGACCCCAAGCCACCTCGGCAAATCGACGACGCCATTCCTCGCGAGATCGAGCGAATCTGTTTAAAAGCGATGGCATACCGGGTTGTTGACCGTTACGCCAAGACGATCGAAATGGCGTCCGACCTGCGGAGCTTTTTGCAGTTGGGGCCTGTTCAAAACGGTCGGCCGGAGCGGATTGTTGGCCTGAGCGGACAGGGAATTACGGCGACGAGCGGAAATCAGTTCCTGGAGACGGGCGTTCACATCGAACCCAAGGGGTTGCGGTCGTTTGATCGAAACGACGCGGGATTTTTTCTGGAACTGTTGCCCGGCCCTCGAGATCGAAACGGACTGCCCGAAAGCGTCAAGTTCTGGAAGGAGCGAATCGAGGCTGTGCCGGCCGAGACATTTCGGGTGGGGGTGATCTACGGCCCTAGCGGTTGCGGAAAGTCGTCATTTCTGAAAGCGGGCGTTCTTCCCCAACTGGGCGATTCGGTGCTGCCCGTCTATGTAGAGTCGACGCCCATTGAGACCGAAACGCGTTTGCTCAAATCGATCCGCAAGGCATGTCCAGAGCTGTCGAACGAGCTGGGGTTGGCGGACAGCATGGCGGCGCTCCGTCGTCAATCGGGCGGGGACGCCAAGCCGCGAATCCTGATTGTGATTGATCAGTTCGAGCAATGGTTGCATTCGCGTCCGAAGGACGAGGCGTGCGAGCTGGTTCGCGCGATCCGTCAATGCGATGGAAATCGTCTGCAGTGCCTGATCACGGTCCGTGACGACTTTTGGATGGCACTCACGAATTTTATGCATGATGTTGAGGTGCGGCTAATCCCCGAAAGCAATCTCGCGGCCGTGGACCTATTCAGTTTGCGGCATGCCACTAAGGTGTTGACGGCTCTTGGACATGCCTATCACATCCTTCCGCCGAATCCTGGCCAGATTGACAGCGAGCAAAAGGCGTTTATTCGCCAAGCGGTGTCGGAGCTGGCGACGAATGACAAGGTTATTCCCGTTCAATTGTCCCTGTTTGCGGAGATGTTCAAGGACAAGAGTTGGTCGCTCGCAACTTTGAAAGACGTCGGTGGTACGGAGGGGGTTGGAGTCGCCTTTCTGGAAGAAACCTTCAACGGTCGCGCGGCCAGTCCATTGCTTCGCTTGCACCAAAAGGCGGCGCGTGCGGTATTGCGTGCGCTGCTGCCCGACGATTCGACAGGCATCAAGGGTCAAATGCGTTCCTATGAGGAGTTGCTCGAGATTTCGGGCTATTCGGACACACCTGAAGAACTCTCTACATTGCTCCACCTGCTGGATTGCGATTTGCGGTTGATTGCCCCCACCGATCCTGAAGGGTTGGACACACAACAGGCAACGGTTGCCTCGTCATTGCAGCATCAAGGGCGTTATTATCACCTAACGCATGATTACTTGGTTCCCTCACTCCAAGAGTGGCTGACGCGGAAACAAAAAGAGACGCGCAAGGGTCGCGCCGAACTTCTACTCGCGGATCGTGCCGCCGTCTGGAGCAAGAAGCCGTCCAATCGGACGCTGCCCTCCTTTTTTGAGTGGATCAGCATTCTGGCGTTCGCTGGAAAGGGCGCGAAACGCGAGAGTCGACAAGTGCTTCGTCGGTCACGTGCGTACTATGGGACCCGAGGGAGCGTGGCGGCGTTGATTCTGTTTGCGGTCTTCTTCGGCGTGCGTTCGCAAGTGGCGATGGCCCGCGCGACGGCGATGGTGGAGTCATTGTTAAGCGCTCGAGCGGACGACGTGCCAAAGATCATTGAGAGTCTGAAGCCGTATCGTGCGATTGCGAATCCGTTGCTTCAAAGCATTGTCCAATCACCGGATTCTGGCCGTGCTCCTCGATTGCACGCGGCGATGGCGTTGTTTCCCGTCGACCGAACACAAGAAGAGTCCGTGTATGCTGGGTTGCTGAGTGCCGCACCTGATGAGTTTCTTCCAATCTGTGGGGGGCTGGCGTCCTGGGGTGATTGTGATGAACTGATCCCCCGGATGTGGGGCGTCTTACGCGATCCCCAGCATGATGCTGGCCAGCGGCTGCGCGCCGCGGTCGGCGTGGCGAATGTCGATCACGCATCTGTTCAGAAGGACGAAGCTCACTGGAGAGAGGTCTCTGGCTTTGTTGTAAAGCAACTTGTGGCTGAGGTTGGCAAGAATCTTGGCCGATTCGATCAGTGGGTTGCCGTTCTTCGACCTGTCCGTTCGGTGTTGTTTTTCGAACTGGATCGCGTCTTTTCGAAATTGGATGAGTCCGATGTCGACAGATACGTCGCCGCGATGATTCTGGCAGACTTCGCTGCGGATGATCCGCCCCGACTGGTTGATCTGGCGGTGCGCGCAACGGAGAAGGAGTATCAAGTCTTCGTCCCACGCTTGAAAGCGCAGAAAGACACGACATACCCGTTGCTGATCGACGAATACAAAACGATGATTCCAGAGGACGTTTCGCGCGATGAACGCTTTCGAATTGGAAAGCGAAAAGCCCACGCGGCTGTTGCGTTGATGGAGTTTGACCAATTCGAACCGATGCAGTCTTTTTTGGTGCCGATGAGTGCCGATCCGACAATTAGTTCATACGTCGAGAACCGTATTTCGAAACTTGCGACACGTCCCGAAAGTCTGATACGGATGCTTGAAATCGCGGACGTTAATTTTCGCTCGGCGCTGCTAAGAATGTTGGCAAAAGTGTCCATCGATCAATTGCCGCCCGATTTACGGCAGGGGCTTATAAGAATCGCAGCGAATGTCTACGCCATGGACCCAAATCCAGGAGTCCATTCGGCTGCGGAGTGGGCATTAAAAAACTGGAATGAAGTCGATCAATTGGGTCGGCTTCATGCGACGATAAGCGAAAAGCCTGAATTGACGCGTGATTGGTATCGCAACAAACGTGGCATCACCATGCTCGTCTTCAGAGAGCCAACGACCGTGATGGTCGGCTCACCGCCAGGTGAGTTTGAGCGTGATGCATCGGATGAAGCTCAAGTTTTAAAGACAATTAGTCGCACATTCGCCTTGAGTGCGACCGAAATTACATTGAAAGACTTTCTGGAATTCTTACCAGACTTTCGTCATAAGGGGCGGACAGAAGCTCCAACAGAGGATTGCCCTGTATCTGCAATTCCATGGCACCATGGGGCGGAGTTTTGTCTTTTCTTGAGTCGGCTTGAAGGAATTCCTGAGGACCAATATTGCTATCGAAAAGATGGTGACGATCTCATTCCCTACCCCGACTATCTCCATCGAACTGGCTATCGGTTACCGACGGAGGCGGAATGGGAGTATGTTTGCCGGGCCGGTGCCGTGACGGCATTTACCTGGGGTGACGATCTCTCCATCGCGAATCACTATGCATATACAATTCAGAACGGACAGGGGCATCCCTGGCCAGTGGGAAGCTTGTGTCCCAATCGATTTGGTGCGTTTGATATGCATGGTAATGTCGCTGAATGGGTTCATGATCGCTATCAGGATGTACGGGTGGCAGGGGACGATACTGAAGAAGAGATCGATCCGGATGAGGAATCCGCGAAGGTGGTGAAGGGAAGTTCGTTTGGGGACTTTATCTCGCGACAGCGATCCGCCAATCGATTGGCGGCGCGTGCGCGGACTCAGCTGAGCGTTCGCATCGGATTTCGAATTGCGCGGACAATTGCGACTGATCAAGCTTCGCAATGA